GCACGCTGGACTATGACGGCATGGTCGGCGACCGGCTCGTGCGCTGGAACCTGGAGCAGACCCGGCTGTTGCCGGGCGAACTGCTGGGCCTCTACAAGCTCGGCGTCGCGGTCTTCCAGTCCGGCGGCGCCGCCTGGTGGCACGACGAGGCGCGGGGGCTCTCGCGCGCCCGCCACGAGACCGGCGTGGGCCTGCGCTTCGGGCCGACGCGCTCGGCGCGGGCCGACGTGGCCCGCCTCGACCTCACCTGGCCCTGGTCGGGGGGCGGCCCCCAGGTGACGGCCGTCACCAGCGGCTACTTCTAGACGACGGTTGAACGGAGCCCGATGCGCGCGTCCCGCTACGTGGCCAAGAACGCCTTCCTGATGACCGTCGGCCTGTTCGCCGGCCGCATCCTGGCGTTCCTGATCTTCCGGCGCATGACCGGCACGGTCGGCGTCGAGGGCATGGGCGTCTGGGGCCTGTCGGTCGACCTCACCTCGATCATCCTGACCGTCTCGACCTTCGGCCTCACCACGCTCATCACGCGCGAGATCATCAAGGACCACGCCGACACCTGGCCCATCTTCTGGGCCGCCTTCCGCATCCGGCTGCTGCTGGGCTTCGCCACCTACGCGCTGCTGGCGGCCTACGTCTTCGCCACCGGCTACGACGGCGTGACGCGGGCGGCGGTCATGCTGATGGCCGTGGGCGTGCTGCTGGAGTCGACCGGCCTGGCCTGCGACTCCGTGCTGCAGGCCCACGAGAAGGTCGAGCACTCGACCTGGAGCCAGCTCGTCTCGGCGGCGGTCTACTTCGGCCTGGCGTGGTGGTGGCTCGACGCGGGCTTCGGCGTCATGGGGGTCGTCTGGGCCAACGTCGTCAGCCGCGCCGCGCGCCTGGTGATCGTGCTGCCCCTGATGGTCCGGGTCGCCGGCTCGTGGCGCGGCGCGGCCTCGGCGCGCCAAGTCGGCCTGCGCTGGATGCTGCGCCTGGGCCTGCCGCTGTTCATGTCCACGACCTTCGGCATCATCTCCTACAAGATCGACACCGTGATCATCATGGAGATGCTGGGCAAGCTCGCCGCCGGCGTCTACACGATCGGCCACCGGCCGCTGGACCTGCTGCTGATCGTGCCCTACCTCTTCGCCGCGGCGCTGTTCCCCTCGCTGATGCGCTACCGCGAACAGGAGCGCGACGGCGAGACCGGGCACGTGGAGCGCATGGGCGAGCGCGCGCTGCGCTACCAGCACCTGG
This genomic interval from bacterium contains the following:
- a CDS encoding flippase; its protein translation is MRASRYVAKNAFLMTVGLFAGRILAFLIFRRMTGTVGVEGMGVWGLSVDLTSIILTVSTFGLTTLITREIIKDHADTWPIFWAAFRIRLLLGFATYALLAAYVFATGYDGVTRAAVMLMAVGVLLESTGLACDSVLQAHEKVEHSTWSQLVSAAVYFGLAWWWLDAGFGVMGVVWANVVSRAARLVIVLPLMVRVAGSWRGAASARQVGLRWMLRLGLPLFMSTTFGIISYKIDTVIIMEMLGKLAAGVYTIGHRPLDLLLIVPYLFAAALFPSLMRYREQERDGETGHVERMGERALRYQHLVVFPLTLFCTLAAAPLIRLATSGDADLSASVMVFRVAIWGVPVQAASIVFNRLLMTAGQERTFMRIALASMITNIGLNLLVVPVLGCPGAAAVTVLSLGVSLVMHRVYLQRAGIVMPVRRALVDGSAAMLLAWAAAVLLGKAVAPEWDVSWLALPTSGIVPFAAMTALAGVLYVVALVGLRVVGRDDLELVTGLWPGRR